The Centroberyx gerrardi isolate f3 chromosome 12, fCenGer3.hap1.cur.20231027, whole genome shotgun sequence genome has a window encoding:
- the rap1gapl gene encoding rap1 GTPase-activating protein 2 isoform X1 yields the protein MEREKRNDIFFSRKRSFTFGAYGGVDRFTCGDETRPESVEHNILDILDSPVSETKPFLSASSNQRATELFEIIEKLQGSRIDEQRCEFPLPLKSQLLKIGGELPLILPPKLGGYWIDPPLEKLADASPTSSHCGLDPERYDIMERDSEAKIYHDFFRSRYHHSFTAVDPSLGPLVLSVCLEEEEKRLRVILRMKECSLHGVFSVSLFPNIPSAVELAKMLCDSVAVSRFEVVSYLKAPELITAFDEHRVSPNFKFGILYQRDGQLTEEDILSNNEESEEFKEFLSILGETIQLQGFTGFRGGLDVCHGQTGSDAVFTSFHGREIMFHVATKLPFTEGDPQQLQRKRHIGNDIVALVYQEGHTPFLSDVISSHFLHCFLVVRRMRRGEEEETGGGVYQVSVTAREDVPPFGPVLPDPPIFTDHSLLREFLLTKLINAEISCYKAERFSRLELRTRSSLLEGLQAELSTRSQCMMGDPSLSALPSSEGVRGVPEGSGGFIENFKRAIRVRSHSFEALGVPRKIGGIVTQKPKTCEKDGESDKSPGPAPPLIDSLGPAELKDQASPQEET from the exons atggagagagaaaagaggaatgaCATCTTCTTCTCCAGAAAGAGAAGTTTCACTTTTGGGGCATATGGAGG TGTGGACAGATTTACATGTGGGGATGAGACAAG ACCTGAATCTGTAGAACACAACATACTGGACATTTTGGATTCTCCTGTCAGTGAGACCAAGCCTTTCCTCTCTGCCAGCAGCAACCAGAGG GCGACAGAGCTGTTTGAAATCATAGAAAAGCTGCAG GGCAGCAGGATCGATGAGCAGCGATGCGAATTCCCTCTACCGCTGAAG TCTCAGCTTTTAAAGATAGGCGGCGAACTGCCCCTCATCCTGCCACCAAAGTTGGGAGGCTACTGGATAGACCCCCCTCTGGAGAAGCTTGCAGATGCGAGTCCCACCTCTTCCCACTGTGGCCTCGACCCAGAGCGCTACGACATcatggagagagacagcgaggcCAAAATCTACCATGACTTCTTCCGCTCACGA TACCACCACTCATTCACAGCAGTGGATCCCTCCTTGGGACCGctggttctttctgtgtgtttggaggaagaggagaagaggctcCGGGTGATTTTAAG AATGAAGGAATGCTCGTTGCATGgagttttctctgtctctcttttccccaaTATCCCTTCTGCTGTTGAGTTAGCAAAG ATGCTCTGTGACAGTGTGGCAGTCTCCAGGTTTGAAGTGGTCAGCTATCTCAAG GCTCCAGAACTCATAACAGCTTTTGATGAGCACAGAGTGTCTCCTAATTTCAAGTTTGGCATACTGTACCAAAGGGACGGGCAG CTCACTGAGGAGGACATACTTAGTAACAACGAGGAAAGCGAAGAGTTTAAAGAGTTCCTGTCTATTTTGGGGGAGACCATTCAACTGCAAGGCTTCACTGG ATTCAGAGGAGGTCTGGATGTGTGTCACGGCCAGACAGGAAGTGACGCAGTCTTCACTTCCTTTCACGGGAGAGAAATCATGTTCCATGTAGCAACTAAACTGCCTTTCACAGAGGGCGACCCGCAGCAG ttacagaggaagagacacatCGGTAATGACATTGTAGCTTTGGTCTACCAGGAGGGCCACACCCCTTTTCTATCTGATGTCATCAGCTCCCACTTTCTGCACTGTTTCCTGGTGGTCCGGAGGATgcggaggggggaggaggaggagacaggaggaggtgtGTACCAG GTGTCGGTCACAGCCAGAGAGGACGTTCCTCCCTTTGGTCCGGTCCTCCCAGATCCTCCCATCTTCACAGAT CATTCCCTGCTGAGAGAGTTCCTCCTGACCAAGCTTATCAACGCAGAGATTTCCTGCTATAAGGCTGAGAGGTTCAGCAGACTGGAG CTGCGCACTCGTTCATCGCTCCTGGAGGGCTTGCAGGCTGAACTCTCCACCCGTTCCCAGTGCATGATGGGGGATCCATCACTGTCCGCTCTCCCGTCTTCTGAGGGGGTCAGGGGTGTGCCTGAGGGGAGTGGAGGCTTCATTGAAAACTTTAAG AGAGCCATCAGAGTGCGGAGCCATTCTTTTGAGGCTCTTGGGGTTCCCAGGAAGATTGGTGGGATCGTAACACAGAAGCCTAAG ACAtgtgagaaagatggagagag tgACAAATCTCCAGGACCTGCGCCGCCTCTCATAGACAGTTTGGGACCAGCAGAGCTCAAAGACCAAGCAAGCCCTCAGGAAGAGACGTAG
- the styk1b gene encoding tyrosine-protein kinase STYK1b, translated as MSSLSEADDRCKQGDTICEIRVYEQEVIIVPILLLAGFLVTLVFILLLRFCPEKVDRIRPQASVTSDRSQRSRRVLHGIDAPPGINVLEHESIALDMPSSYSTFNPPNTYSSSKNLSFSVGAPSLPPSPPQQPFKPSFTPTVQPRELPRQRLPESFNLVTPLPAAFALRSDTAVSLYRARMENRNVVLRVLNDSADATERHSFLGFASFLAQLGPHPFLPELLGVVSLRAPLVTVVEELENRDLLSFLWRCRQENVDSSCEMTERRIFTMAKQVASALEFLHSKDLLHGNIRAHSILVSREYTAKLWGLDGVYTRKTQGATQSDDPSMKKWQAPELLAKRPASQSSDVWSFGILLYEMATMGEAPFSEIPVNELLQFHQRGKTLKKPSGCSNTLYSIIKGCCQWKEQDRPSLAEVSRKLLSGEKSATDKVLKVPEPINIEQYLQEAGYGESNNYTVF; from the exons ATGTCTTCGCTGTCAGAAGCAGACGACCGCTGCAAGCAGGGGGACACCATCTGTG AGATCCGTGTGTATGAGCAGGAGGTGATCATCGTGCCCATCCTGCTGCTGGCCGGGTTCCTGGTCACCCTGGTCTTCATTCTCTTGCTACGCTTTTGTCCGGAGAAAGTAGATCGCATCCGACCGCAGGCCTCCGTGACGTCCGACAGGTCCCAGCGCTCCAGGAGAGTGCTGCATGGCAttgatg CTCCACCAGGTATCAATGTTTTGGAGCATGAGAGTATAGCTCTGGACATGCCCAGTTCCTACTCCACCTTCAACCCCCCAAACACCTACTCCTCCTCCAAAAACCTCTCCTTCTCCGTGGGCGCACCCTCCCTGCCGCCCAGCCCCCCGCAGCAGCCCTTCAAGCCCAGTTTCACGCCGACGGTCCAGCCCAGGGAGTTGCCCCGCCAGAGGCTGCCGGAGTCCTTCAACCTCGTCACCCCTCTGCCTGCCGCCTTCGCCCTGCGCTCCGACACGGCGGTCTCCCTCTACAGGGCCCGAATGGAGAACAGGAACGTGGTCCTGCGGGTGCTCAATG ACTCCGCTGACgccacagagagacacagctTCCTGGGCTTTGCATCCTTCCTGGCCCAGCTGGGACCGCACCCCTTCCTGCCAGAGCTTCTCGGGGTGGTCTCCTTGCGGGCCCCGCTGGTCACTGttgtggaggagctggagaacaGAGACCTGCTCAGCTTCCTGTGGCGATGTAGGCAG gAAAATGTGGATTCTTCATGTGAAATGACTGAGAGACGAATCTTTACCATGGCCAAACAGGTGGCTTCAGCGCTG GAGTTCCTTCACAGCAAAGATCTTCTCCATGGCAACATCCGTGCTCACAGCATATTGGTCAGCAGGGAGTACACAGCCAAGCTCTGGGGCCTGGATGGGGTTTACACAAGGAAGACCCAGGGAGCCACTCAGAGTGATGATCCTAGCATGAAGAAATGGCAAGCCCCGGAGCTGTTAGCCAAGAGACCTGCCAGTCAGAGCAGTGATGT CTGGTCATTTGGCATCTTATTGTATGAAATGGCAACCATGG GTGAAGCCCCATTTTCAGAAATCCCAGTTAATGAGCTTCTACAGTTCCATCAACgagggaaaacactgaaaaagccTTCCGGCTGCTCCAACACGCT atactCCATCATTAAGGGTTGCTGCCAATGGAAGGAGCAGGATCGACCCTCACTGGCTGAGGTTAGCCGCAAGCTCCTCTCAGGAGAGAAGAGTGCCACCGACAAAGTCCTCAAGGTGCCTGAGCCAATTAACATTGAGCAGTACCTGCAGGAAGCAGGATACGGGGAATCCAACAACTACACTGTTTTCTGA
- the rap1gapl gene encoding rap1 GTPase-activating protein 1 isoform X2 → MRIPSTAEGAHLCLFQSQLLKIGGELPLILPPKLGGYWIDPPLEKLADASPTSSHCGLDPERYDIMERDSEAKIYHDFFRSRYHHSFTAVDPSLGPLVLSVCLEEEEKRLRVILRMKECSLHGVFSVSLFPNIPSAVELAKMLCDSVAVSRFEVVSYLKAPELITAFDEHRVSPNFKFGILYQRDGQLTEEDILSNNEESEEFKEFLSILGETIQLQGFTGFRGGLDVCHGQTGSDAVFTSFHGREIMFHVATKLPFTEGDPQQLQRKRHIGNDIVALVYQEGHTPFLSDVISSHFLHCFLVVRRMRRGEEEETGGGVYQVSVTAREDVPPFGPVLPDPPIFTDHSLLREFLLTKLINAEISCYKAERFSRLELRTRSSLLEGLQAELSTRSQCMMGDPSLSALPSSEGVRGVPEGSGGFIENFKRAIRVRSHSFEALGVPRKIGGIVTQKPKTCEKDGESDKSPGPAPPLIDSLGPAELKDQASPQEET, encoded by the exons ATGCGAATTCCCTCTACCGCTGAAG GTGCTCATCTGTGTCTATTTCAGTCTCAGCTTTTAAAGATAGGCGGCGAACTGCCCCTCATCCTGCCACCAAAGTTGGGAGGCTACTGGATAGACCCCCCTCTGGAGAAGCTTGCAGATGCGAGTCCCACCTCTTCCCACTGTGGCCTCGACCCAGAGCGCTACGACATcatggagagagacagcgaggcCAAAATCTACCATGACTTCTTCCGCTCACGA TACCACCACTCATTCACAGCAGTGGATCCCTCCTTGGGACCGctggttctttctgtgtgtttggaggaagaggagaagaggctcCGGGTGATTTTAAG AATGAAGGAATGCTCGTTGCATGgagttttctctgtctctcttttccccaaTATCCCTTCTGCTGTTGAGTTAGCAAAG ATGCTCTGTGACAGTGTGGCAGTCTCCAGGTTTGAAGTGGTCAGCTATCTCAAG GCTCCAGAACTCATAACAGCTTTTGATGAGCACAGAGTGTCTCCTAATTTCAAGTTTGGCATACTGTACCAAAGGGACGGGCAG CTCACTGAGGAGGACATACTTAGTAACAACGAGGAAAGCGAAGAGTTTAAAGAGTTCCTGTCTATTTTGGGGGAGACCATTCAACTGCAAGGCTTCACTGG ATTCAGAGGAGGTCTGGATGTGTGTCACGGCCAGACAGGAAGTGACGCAGTCTTCACTTCCTTTCACGGGAGAGAAATCATGTTCCATGTAGCAACTAAACTGCCTTTCACAGAGGGCGACCCGCAGCAG ttacagaggaagagacacatCGGTAATGACATTGTAGCTTTGGTCTACCAGGAGGGCCACACCCCTTTTCTATCTGATGTCATCAGCTCCCACTTTCTGCACTGTTTCCTGGTGGTCCGGAGGATgcggaggggggaggaggaggagacaggaggaggtgtGTACCAG GTGTCGGTCACAGCCAGAGAGGACGTTCCTCCCTTTGGTCCGGTCCTCCCAGATCCTCCCATCTTCACAGAT CATTCCCTGCTGAGAGAGTTCCTCCTGACCAAGCTTATCAACGCAGAGATTTCCTGCTATAAGGCTGAGAGGTTCAGCAGACTGGAG CTGCGCACTCGTTCATCGCTCCTGGAGGGCTTGCAGGCTGAACTCTCCACCCGTTCCCAGTGCATGATGGGGGATCCATCACTGTCCGCTCTCCCGTCTTCTGAGGGGGTCAGGGGTGTGCCTGAGGGGAGTGGAGGCTTCATTGAAAACTTTAAG AGAGCCATCAGAGTGCGGAGCCATTCTTTTGAGGCTCTTGGGGTTCCCAGGAAGATTGGTGGGATCGTAACACAGAAGCCTAAG ACAtgtgagaaagatggagagag tgACAAATCTCCAGGACCTGCGCCGCCTCTCATAGACAGTTTGGGACCAGCAGAGCTCAAAGACCAAGCAAGCCCTCAGGAAGAGACGTAG
- the LOC139918674 gene encoding glutathione S-transferase kappa 1 isoform X1 produces the protein MQSRVVAAKQRQQSSTDLKMSSKKVIELFYDVVSPYSWLGFEVMCRYRNVWNIELKLRPAFLGGIMQGSGNKPPGLVPNKFLYMTKDLNRLGQYFDVPLQPPSDPFEAMFKKGSLSAMRFVAAVQEREKGGDKQVEQVSRELWRRIWSQDKDITEPASLSEAAMKAGLSASEIEELLKLSTSKEIKDKLKSTTQEALDQGAFGFPLVVCHVNGKAEMFFGSDRFELMAHCIGEEWVGPQPGKSAAKL, from the exons ATGCAGAGTAGAGTTGTTGCAGCCAAGCAGCGGCAGCAGTCCTCTACTGATCTGAAGATGTCGTCCAAGAAAGTGATCGAGTTGTTCTATGATGTGGTTTCTCCATACTCTTGGCTTGGCTTTGAg GTCATGTGCCGCTACAGAAACGTGTGGAACATAGAGCTCAAACTACGCCCCGCGTTTTTGGGAGGCATCATGCAAGGGTCAG gcaATAAGCCCCCTGGACTGGTTCCGAACAAATTCTTGTACATGACCAAGGATTTGAACCGCCTGGGCCAGTATTTTGATGTTCCCCTGCAGCCTCCATCTGACCCCTTTGAGGCCATGTTCAAAAAAG GCTCCTTGTCCGCAATGCGAtttgtggcagcagtgcaagagagggagaagggtgGAGACaagcaggtggagcaggtgtCCCGAGAGCTGTGGAGAAGGATCTGGAGCCAGGACAAAGACATTACTGAGCCTGCATCACTGTCCGAG GCAGCGATGAAAGCGGGCCTGTCTGCCAGCGAGATTGAAGAGCTGCTGAAGCTTTCCACCTCTAAGGAAATCAAAGACAAGCTGAAAAGCACGACACAGGAAGCACTTGATCAAGGG GCGTTCGGCTTCCCCCTGGTTGTGTGTCATGTAAATGGAAAGGCAGAGATGTTTTTTGGTTCTGACAGATTTGAGCTCATGGCCCACTGCATTG gGGAGGAGTGGGTGGGACCTCAGCCTGGTAAATCAGCTGCCAAACTGTGA
- the LOC139918674 gene encoding glutathione S-transferase kappa 1 isoform X2, whose translation MSSKKVIELFYDVVSPYSWLGFEVMCRYRNVWNIELKLRPAFLGGIMQGSGNKPPGLVPNKFLYMTKDLNRLGQYFDVPLQPPSDPFEAMFKKGSLSAMRFVAAVQEREKGGDKQVEQVSRELWRRIWSQDKDITEPASLSEAAMKAGLSASEIEELLKLSTSKEIKDKLKSTTQEALDQGAFGFPLVVCHVNGKAEMFFGSDRFELMAHCIGEEWVGPQPGKSAAKL comes from the exons ATGTCGTCCAAGAAAGTGATCGAGTTGTTCTATGATGTGGTTTCTCCATACTCTTGGCTTGGCTTTGAg GTCATGTGCCGCTACAGAAACGTGTGGAACATAGAGCTCAAACTACGCCCCGCGTTTTTGGGAGGCATCATGCAAGGGTCAG gcaATAAGCCCCCTGGACTGGTTCCGAACAAATTCTTGTACATGACCAAGGATTTGAACCGCCTGGGCCAGTATTTTGATGTTCCCCTGCAGCCTCCATCTGACCCCTTTGAGGCCATGTTCAAAAAAG GCTCCTTGTCCGCAATGCGAtttgtggcagcagtgcaagagagggagaagggtgGAGACaagcaggtggagcaggtgtCCCGAGAGCTGTGGAGAAGGATCTGGAGCCAGGACAAAGACATTACTGAGCCTGCATCACTGTCCGAG GCAGCGATGAAAGCGGGCCTGTCTGCCAGCGAGATTGAAGAGCTGCTGAAGCTTTCCACCTCTAAGGAAATCAAAGACAAGCTGAAAAGCACGACACAGGAAGCACTTGATCAAGGG GCGTTCGGCTTCCCCCTGGTTGTGTGTCATGTAAATGGAAAGGCAGAGATGTTTTTTGGTTCTGACAGATTTGAGCTCATGGCCCACTGCATTG gGGAGGAGTGGGTGGGACCTCAGCCTGGTAAATCAGCTGCCAAACTGTGA